From the genome of Clostridium sp. BNL1100, one region includes:
- a CDS encoding MFS transporter, which produces MLKHLKNNISYTEEVAPTQMSFSNNIDNNDGQKNKSILWSRSFIFLIAVSVITATGFNMVYTVISKYSMGIQNSLGIAGVISGIFSVAALVMRPFAGMMSDIFNKKYLCILANVVIGLSVVGYSLSSSIPVLFSFRLLHGIAFGVSSTVNIALATRFIPKDRLGEGIGYYGIGQVVASIIGPNIGIYVADKYGFQSLFIVIALLSFIGAALLLCLRYPIEERKAENVSVKSSLTIDSLIAKEGILYAIMGGMFSFGNGLVSSFLILLGKERNISNIGIFFSVGAVVVFLLRLFVGRIVDKKGLTITVNISLIVSAISMALIGFAPTLGLLIVASVLKSIGQGGGQLSLQAESIKRVNPSRVGVATSTFYIGADIGQGLGPIIGGGISQYFNYTVMFLACSVLLLVSMVVFNVYQRKTKYSVFEAGQEVE; this is translated from the coding sequence ATGTTAAAGCATTTAAAAAATAATATCTCCTATACTGAGGAGGTAGCTCCGACGCAGATGTCTTTTTCTAATAATATAGATAATAATGACGGTCAAAAAAATAAAAGTATATTGTGGAGCAGATCTTTTATTTTTTTGATAGCTGTCAGCGTTATAACGGCTACGGGATTCAATATGGTTTATACCGTTATTTCCAAATATTCAATGGGCATTCAAAATTCACTGGGAATAGCCGGTGTGATATCGGGAATTTTTTCTGTTGCAGCACTAGTCATGCGTCCATTTGCGGGAATGATGTCAGACATATTTAACAAAAAGTACCTGTGCATTTTGGCAAACGTAGTTATCGGACTATCAGTTGTAGGATATTCTTTATCTTCAAGTATCCCGGTACTTTTTTCTTTCAGGTTGCTTCACGGGATTGCATTTGGTGTCAGCAGTACCGTAAATATTGCCCTTGCTACCAGATTTATTCCCAAGGACCGCTTGGGGGAAGGGATAGGCTACTATGGAATTGGGCAGGTAGTGGCTTCGATCATTGGTCCGAATATAGGGATATACGTTGCTGATAAGTATGGGTTTCAATCATTGTTTATTGTCATTGCTTTGTTGTCCTTTATAGGAGCGGCATTGCTGCTATGTTTAAGGTATCCCATTGAAGAAAGAAAAGCAGAAAATGTGAGCGTAAAAAGTTCACTCACAATTGACTCCTTAATTGCTAAAGAGGGTATTCTTTATGCGATAATGGGTGGTATGTTCTCCTTTGGAAACGGGTTAGTAAGCTCGTTCTTAATTCTTTTGGGGAAAGAAAGAAATATTTCAAATATCGGAATATTCTTTTCCGTAGGGGCGGTTGTAGTTTTTCTTTTACGCCTGTTTGTGGGGCGGATAGTTGATAAAAAAGGCTTGACTATTACAGTGAATATTTCACTGATAGTTTCTGCTATTTCCATGGCTTTGATAGGATTTGCACCGACACTCGGACTGCTGATAGTTGCATCTGTATTGAAGTCCATTGGACAAGGTGGCGGCCAGTTATCACTTCAGGCAGAGAGTATCAAGAGGGTAAACCCAAGCAGGGTTGGGGTAGCAACCAGTACATTTTATATTGGCGCAGACATTGGCCAGGGATTGGGGCCAATTATTGGTGGAGGAATTTCTCAATATTTTAATTACACTGTAATGTTTTTGGCATGTTCTGTGCTTTTGCTGGTTTCAATGGTAGTTTTCAATGTTTATCAGAGGAAAACAAAATATAGTGTATTTGAAGCGGGGCAGGAGGTGGAGTAG